In Bos taurus isolate L1 Dominette 01449 registration number 42190680 breed Hereford chromosome 10, ARS-UCD2.0, whole genome shotgun sequence, the genomic window aaaactcggAAAGTACAGAAAAAATTGGTTTACCTTGAGTTTAGGTTTCAAAATGGCAGCCTGCAGGCCAAATGAATCCCATAAATATGTTGTTTGATTCATACAACACTTAAAAGTAAATAAGTGACATAAAAAGTCAaccattttcttttgaaagtcaCTAAGAACTGGCAGAGTTGGATCTGCATTTCAGCTGGAGCCAAGTGGTGACTCCCATCCCCATACATACATGCAGACAAAGCCTCTGCTGCCCTCTATCCCCACTCAGTCCCCACCATGTAATAAGCTAGTCCCCCAAGTCCATCTAGTTTATCCTACTCCCCATTTTTCCAGTTGTGCACCTGAAATCCCAGTATGACTTACCACTGAGTACACACAAAATGTAACAGTAAATTTCATTAATCCATTCTGTACTTCCGTAAGGAAAGCAAGCTTCCTTTAcagatgtatacacacacaggtgaataaaactagaaaatattttggcTCCAATCTATTGTaaccatatatatttaaattagatacaaaagaataattttttctatggtttacatatttatacaatggcaccccactccagtactcttgcctggaaaatcccatggatggaggagcctggtaggctgcagtccatgggatcgctaagagttgggcacgactgagtgacttcactttcacttttcactttcatgcattggagaaggaaatggcaacccactccagtgttcttgcctggagaatcccagggacgggggagcctggtgggctgccatctatggggtcgcacagagtcggacacgactgaagcaacttagcagtagcagagagGATCTGAGAGGATTTAGTAATAAAAAAGAGTaaggtcatttaaaaaatcaggaccaagaaaaatattaattggaagatCATAAACAAGAAAGAGCTAGGACCCAAATGTCCAAAGGCGCAAAATTATCTCTAAGATTCTCAGTaaaccagaggaaaagaaaaacaaaactagttTATTGATTTATCCCTAAGGCAAACTGCATACAAATAGTTTCCTGAAGAAGCAACACTTTCTTTAGTACCTAATTCTGAGTGAAATTTGTGAGATGTGATCACCTGTGGGCAGCACTGGTGGCCAGGAGAGTAGATAAGAGACTGATGTGTTGGATAATCTTCTTTACAAATTCAGGAAGGCTTCATAACAATTTCTCAAGGCACCCCAAGTGAACGGTGAAGGTGTGACACAAAATATGACTCAGAGGAGGCAGGAAGTTCTATAGATGacccagaaaaaaaatgatgcaagtAAGCAGCCTTCTGCTGATGCATTGTGATCTGAGAAGAAACCTTGAAGTGGTATTTCTCAAAGGTCAGTCAGTCCACTGATCACGTATGAAAATCACCAGGGAGTGCTTGTTAAAACTGTACTTTCTCCAGATGTACAGAGTAGGATCTCTGGGGGATGAGCCTGGAAATCTGCAGCTTTTACTAGTTCCCCAGGGGATTCTTAAATACATCAGAGTCAAGAACCACTGCCCTGGAGCAATGGTCTTCAGCCttgttattttttacttttctattctAAAAGAATTTTGAAACACTAGGAAACTAGGTATCATTTCACATGTTTTTAGGTTGACATCTAATCTTTTTATTGTACATTTAAGaggttaaaaaatacaatttctgATGTAATACTGACATTCCAAATAAATCttttatattactttaaaatgtatacaattaattttaaaaacccatatgcaataaaatctaaataaagctcttctttaacattttctccttttcctctttgaacGCAAATTTCCATCCCATTTCCCCCACAGAATTTTATTCAAATGCAACATATTTTATGCTTGAAGTCTCTTTTTTATCACCCTATCATTCTTCTCTGCAAAATATGTATGtacattgaaattttattttttatttcttgtcaCCTTATGTTGCTAAATGTTGAAATTTCTTCAGAattgcattgctgctgctaagtcacttcagtcgtgtccaactctgtgcgaccccagagacggcagcccaccaggctcccccgtccctgggattctccaggcaagaacactggagtgggttgccatttccttctccaatgcatgaaagtgaaaagtgaaagggaagtcactcagtcgtgtctgactcttagcaaccccatggactgcagcctaccaggctcctccgtccatgggattttccaggcaagagtactggagtggggtgcattagCATTATAGTTATTAGTAGTACACACTGAcaaaaaagacattttcatattaatttttaattacaatGAATTATGTTGGAAATGCTTCTATTAATTTGGTTGGTAGACTGTTTCCCCcctatttaatttttgtattcaTAGGTGAATATTATTTATGGCTAGAATAAAACAGACCAGCACCAATTTTATTCACACTTTTTGCTTTACATACAATGTTCCCTGAGAGAACTTGTTTatacaaataagcaaataagaaTGGAAGATGTTTTGTTATAGCAGGGTCACTCAGACCTTTGAACTCTCTCTGAATTAAAAGCCAAAACCCATATAGTAATTTATCATCAGAATTCATATTTAATAAAGTTAAGCTGACGATTTGATTATGTCATTCTTCAATTTTGTTGGAAGAATTGGAAACCACATGACCTGCAAAAGAATTTGTAATCTAGTCACTAATAATCATTCACTCTAACTCCAACACCAACACTGTGGTTAGTTTAAGGTCTTAGATGTTTATACACATCCACCAAAGCATACCACTGAAGTAGGATAAGTCATGGAAGATTTCAGATGGTTGAAAGGTTTTCATTTTAACAAGTGTAAAAGTGTAATTAGGAAAGAGGTGATAGGAGAAGTCATCAAGGGGCATTTTCAGGCAGATCCATTTTAATAAGTAAGTACTTATGGAAACCCAGAATCAAGAAAAATCACCTGAAAACAACCCTTGTTTTTGCGTTTCTTGAAAAATCTTTATGAACATTCACATACCTCGGTTTGAAGACCATTATACTAAGTATTTGGATATACTGAGAAAATACATTGCTTTCATAAAGACCTCAACAATAACACAGAGAATTCAAGAGTTCCAAAATTTAATCTTCCTCTTCTTAGCTACCTGGGTTCACTCCAAATGTAGGTGCACCCTAGCCTGGGACAGCTCTAGCACAGATTAAAGTGAAGCAGACCAAAAATGGTTATAACAAACAACACAGGGAGATGTGGGTGATCTTTAAGAGCCTACAAGCTTGTGCTATTATGATTTTGCCAGCACTTCTCTCCTTACTTTAGTTAATGGAATTCTTATCATCTCCTCAGGGGTTGAAGTGGCTCTGGGTCAGAAAGGACCAGAAGGTCCTCATGTTTCTTCCCTGAGGCATTCTGTAATTTTGTTGCTACAACCAAAGCTGAGGGAGAGagggtaggggaaaaaaaaaattttttttgctttaatatgaaaataattgcCTCTCCTCTTGGAGACGTGGCTTAATTAAACTAATCTGATTTTCTACTGGTAAAACTAACATGAAAATGCTACTGCTCTGAGTTCTCTAATTATAGAGCAATCACACTTTTTCTTAACAGATACTAAAATCAAATGCTATAATGTTGGATGAGGTCATTGTGAATAGCTTGTTATAAGGCCTATTTTGAGGTGTCACATGAATTTCAGTGAATATTGTGCAGTgacaggaagcaacagaaagcttactgcaggaaaaaaaaatatgaatttctaCTAGAATTTATCTAAAAAGTGATGAGGTTCTACAAATTATTTCCTAAGAAGTGTGTTCACTGACCATAATCTCCTGTTCTTCCATCCCCAACTCCTTAAATTCAACTCCTTGGTTTCCCCTCTTAGCTAccccctttttcatttttttccctgcaTCACCTGAATGATGATGGACCTTTTGCTGGTTACACTCAACAGCCCTCTCAGCCTCCCTACACCCTTGAACTTCTACATATCCCTTCTGCCAAGTCACAGCTCAGAATCAAACAACCATCTGCTCTCTCTACGACTGCTTCTAGTTTGCCAAGTACTGCTGGAGAAATTGTATTACTACCAATTCATGCCGTAACAGATCTGCAATTCCCAAACTGACCTTGACCCTTAGCACTACTTGGCAGTCCTTTCCCTCTTGCCTGGTTGACTTCCTTTTCCACTGCTCAGGTGCTATTTCATATCGCAAGTCATTACTCTTTCAAAGTTTCCTACCATGCTCCCTCAATCAACAGATGACCTAAATGTCTACTTTAGGAAAAACTAGCATtcaccttcttttctttccacttCTAATGGTCCTCTATAGCTTCACCCTCCCTGCATCTGTCCCAGAGATAATTAATAAGTTgattttcttccattccataCTGTTGTTTGGGTTTGggttgatttgtttgtttgtttgctttaagcTCTTAAAGTCTGTGTATGTTATTACAAGGAATTCTTCTTGGAAGTCATATTCCAAGTTGAAGAAAGGGCGTCAGAATGTTAGGAAATTAAAGGCGCTGATTGGCTATAGAAAAGAGCACATCAGAATAGCAAGTGTTCTACTTTCAATCATTCCTGACCAAGGACAGAAAGGAAGGTGAGTTGGGATGCTGTCTGtgcattaaatgttttaaaattctaacaTAATTCTGCCAACCAAATGTTACAACATGTAATTTAAAGAGGTCATGCTTTAGTGATCAATGCCATTTTTGTCCTCTATTTGTAATACCTGCCACATCTACAATCTAAAAAGCTACTACTAATAATTAGTCCACTTTGTTCCTTCTTTTAACTGtatggagtttgctcagactcattcaACCCAAACTTTTCATGGGCACTCCTAGGGCAACCAATGTGAGTTACATTATGTTGCACCTGATACGGCATTTTAATTTGGTGTCACATTACACTAGCTATCATATAAAACTTACAAGTGacacatatatgttttataaaaaatatttgtagaGACTGCCTAAAGAGAAGTTTTTGTATAGAAAATACTTTGTATACCCTTAAAGTGTATATAGTTTGGGGAGTTTTCTCCTtccaaaaaagaatacaaaatgagATACAGAGTCTTTGGAAGAGGTCTATGAAAATGAAGGACTCTGAAGCTTAAGTTTCATTAGCATAATATAAATCATCTTTTTTGTATTTGACCTCTTAGGACATAAAACAATCCCTAAATCCAAACCATCCAAAAATTCACTAAAATGTAAATACCTGACATGAGCCAGAAGCTTCACATAACTACATCTCATTCTCACAACAAACCTTTTAGTTtacaactttcatttttataagagTGGAAACTGAGACAGGGAATACAGTAACTCACTCACAGTCAGTGCACTGCTCACAGTgaaactgagattcaaaccaAGATCTGACAAACTAAATCTTGTTTAATTTTCACTACATTTTCACTGCCTTTAAGGTTTCCCAAAAGACAGAAAGTCTAAGTTACTTTGGAGAATGCCCCTAGAACATCCTCGAAAAGGCTCACTTGAAATTAACAAGACAGTTCACACTTGAGAATGTCATTGAAAATATGGTCCTAAAACTGTGTTTAAAGAGCATAAAAGGGATtcccccagtggtccagtggttagaactccatgctttcactacaTGGGCCCAAATTGAATCCCTGGTTagggtactaagatcccacaagccaaggccacacacacacacacacacacaagaacataaagaaacaaaacaaatgtatAACTCTTAAGAGTTATCCTCTGATCACTACGTGAATAGAAGAAAATGGAAGATCttaaggaaaaggcaacccactccagtgtgcttgcctggagaatcccagggacgggggagcctggtgggctgctgtctatggggtcgcacagagtaggacacgactgaagtgacttagcagcagcaggggctaaGAGAAATGTGATTCTAGTAGGGCGAGGAAAGTGGAAGCAAATTCAGAATCTGAAAGGAAGTCTAGAATTACAGCCTCTCGGGAAGGAATTTGGCCATGGGGTGATCTTTTACTTGAGCTTGTACAAACTATATCCTCTTGTAACATGTCTAGTATAATTCTACCTTGCCATtgtgatatatcacattttaaagataagaaagtaATGACAATTGGCTCATGTATTACATTGCTCAATATTGTACCCATACTTTGCCTTTGCCAGTTTGGCCTCTATTTTTTTAGATGTATGCTAGAGATATGCCCTTCTCCTCTGAAGACTCCCGAAGGTAGATGCTCTGTCTTTATCTTTTCCTCACTCACAGAATCCAGTCAGTACTGTGCCCTACAGATAGCCGGCACTCTATTCCCTGGAGGTAAATTGCCATGGAAGATGGTGTTGATGTTATTTTTGACAAGCCATCATTCTCTAACACAGTAGGAATTCCATAATATAGATGTTTTATGATACTGTCCTATTCAGTCAAAGACTTCAGCATAAAACTGTTAGCATTGGCTAAAGCTAGGCAAGAACTGATCAGATGTCGTTAGTAGTATTTTCAGTCAACGATCTGTCACTGATGTTCAAGTTACTTAAAAGACCTGTTTAATCTGTGGTCTTAGCGCCATTGTGACCTCAACCTGTAGCTAAAATCAGTCCAGTGCAACAGGAGTTTCAAGAACAGCAGCACAAAAACGATGACTTAACTGAACAGAACAAGAAGGCACAAATTTTCAAGACGatcttttttattcttggagAAGTTTTCCTTCAAGATGACAAGTGCTTCAAACTCTCCAGAATCTTACTTATCTTCCAAAACAAGGTAAGTCTATGATGGAAGATGCTGAGTGGTAACTAtccaggagagagaagagggtctCTGTGATTAGTCCAGGATAAGGGAAAATGTAGTGTTTTTTCCCACAGAAGTTCTAAATTAGATGACAACTACTTGAAGGAGTTAAATGAGGACTTAAAACTGAGGAAGCAGGAACTGCTAGAGATACTAAAACCTCTAGAAGACAAGAACAACCTGTTGTTCCAGAAGTTGATGTCTAACttggaggaaaaacaaagaaggtATGTGTTCCCTTTTCAGGATTTCCTAGAAGGGGAAAGGCAGGAGAACTGGATTTAGTGatgattatttacatttttaaaaaggtttagtAGCTATAGTAGATTAACAAGAAAGTAACCACAAAATCAGAGTGGCAAggaatccttttttcttttagtagAATTAAATATGACTCAGCTCATCTCACAGGGCTACAGTTACAACATTTCTTCCCAAGGAAAAGATAAGAGGCTTCAGTATCCTCCGTGTATTAGGGTCACACAGACAGCTGCCCATTCATGTTTGTGGAATCACCTTAGGAGGCATGACTGTTCTTCAAATGCCAAGCAGGGGAATGGCAAATCGTTTCTGAGCATCAAACTCCTCTGGATTAGGGTCTGGCCTTACTCTTAATAAATGCACTAGGCAATCGAGGTCTTAACTCACTTACTGTTCTTGGAATCTAccaactttctttttccttcctagtCCTAGGGAATCTCACTTTAATGTGTCTACCTTAGCAAAAACACCTCATGGAGCTTGgacttttggaaagcaaaagtcaGGCAGAAAGCTGTGAGAACAACAGCCAGGCAGAAAATTGTGGTCAATCAACagcttcttccaacccagaaaCTTAGCCCTCTCAGGGCAAGGGAACACAAAGGCTTGCTTCTCCACTTATAATTAGAGAGGGGAAAGTACAAAGAGGGAAAAGTACAAAGAATATAAGCACAAGTTAATTAATGCCTTTGAAGAATATCCTCTCTTATAGTCATAGACTTGATATTTATCAAAAACTTTTTGATGGCTTGATTCTCTAGAGGCTACCATAAGGATATAAGTGGGTTCCCCAGTTAATTCCAGTGTTTTTATATAGAGAAGCAAAGCAGGGGAGAAGACAGGGAATGATTCTGAGATTTCTCCTTAAGTTTCTCAACCTCCTTCTTCACAGAGGTGAAAAATGCCCCCTTTCTACTCCAAAAGTCATACAGCAAAACCTCATCTTAAAGGGTCAAGAGGAGTTTCACTAGCTCTTGGAGACCTAACTTTTGAGTGTTTTAGGGCACAGAATTCACTCCAGAGCACACACCTAAGGTAAATGTCAATTAGGAATGAAATTGGAGAACTTTTATGTCCAGAAAGACTTCCACAGCTCCTATGATTTCAGCCCCCATCTCCCTCTCATGGTAGAATAGTTTCTGGCTGGTCATGGAATATTAGTATTTCTCTTTAGGAAGTATTATGTTTATGctatctctttcttctttctagtCTACAGATCATGAGGCAGATCATGGCAGGGAAGGGGAATGATGACTCCTCAGTCATTGAGCTCATtaaggaagcagaagagatgaagCAGAATCTGGTAAGAGGTTGGTGGGCACTCTAGGGGATGGCCTTCTGAACAGGGCTCTCAGTTCCACAGCTTCAGACAGAGTGCTCATCTGTAGCATTGGTGCTCCAACACTCATAGGTCCTTGATCTAGGAAGTCCTGGTTGAACCAAAGGGAGTCAGATGAAACATTGGAAAGAataaggactgctgctgctgctaagtcgtttcagtcgtatccgactctgtgcgaccccatagatgacagcccaccaggctcccccatccctgggattctccaggcaagaacactggagtgggttgccatttccttctccaatgcatgaaaggaaaagtgaaagtgaagtcgctcagttgtgccctactcttagcgaccccatggactgcagcctaccaggctcctccgtccgtgggattttccaggcaagagtactggagtggggtgccattgccttctccaagaataagGACTAGCTAgtaaaaattctatttctttgacttttaGAAAAACTTTCCATCTAAAGATTAATGAGTAGaagcactttcagttcagttcagttcagttcagtcactcagtcgtgtcggactctttgtgacctccatgaatcacagcacagccagcctccctgtccatcaccaactcccggagtttacccaaactcatgtccatcaagtcggtaatgccatccagccatctcatcctctgttgtccccttttcctcctgcccccaatccttcccagcatcaggtcttttccaatgaaaagcacgttgctgctgctgctgctaagtcgcttcagtcgtgtccgactctgtgcaatcccatagacgtcAGCCTATGGGTGACGGgcaatggggtgccattgccttctccggagaagcACATTAACCCctcacatttcaaaataaatagaaCATACCAAAGTAAAAGGGAAGAGTGTGAGAgattctttaagatttttaaaaatcaacaatgaAGGatcttaaaaatgagaaattaagggTCTGAGTCCCAGAGAAGCTGTCATATGATCAGGAAATGTGAAGTAGTGCAAGAGTGAGGAACTCATTACTATATTATTATACCACAATTACCATAATTAAAGTTATTATTccaaattgttattatttttttatcatcatcatcaatctCATCTCTCATGTTCCTGGGTTTGAGGCGAGGCTCATTTATTGCCTTCCTCTGTGGTTTATTATGCCGCTGCCCCCTGTTCACCCCATTAGTAATTTCTTCTAACTTTAATAAGACAAACAAATTTGTGTTTGTTTGGATTTTCCCCTCcaacaggaaaggaaaaacaagatGCTTCGGAAGGAAATGGAGATGCTGTGGAacaaggtatgtgtgtgtgcctctaAGGATCtcttggaaaaagagaaaattcccTTTTTTCTGGTTCACATCCTCACTTTTTCATGTCTCTGTTTCCACACATGCCTTATTCCAATTCATTCtttaacctttatttttaaaactattacaTCATGTCGCTCTTCTTATGAAAACCGTTTACAGTTATTCCTTATTATGGCATAGGCTGCCTCCTGCCATCTTTCTAGTCTCCTCTGAGAGAAGTGCCCCCCTCCCACACTGGCCTCCACATGTCAAGACCTTTCCCTGCTCAAAACTTTTGCCTTTGCTTTATCCCTGGGCTGTAATGCTGTTTTCTTATAGCTGATTCGTTCTCATCCTCCAGGTCTCTGCTTAACGTTACctcctcagggaagccctccttattTACTCCATCTGAAAAAGGGCATCACCCCACCCCTTACTTTCTATTATACAATTCTGTTCATGTCTTCCATAGCACTTTTTATAagtccattattatttttgtgtgttattattattttatttgcttgtcTCCCTGCCTGCTCGGAAATACATGCTTCTCCACTATCTTGATTGCTTTGTTCTTCTTGGAATCCCTAGCATTGTAGCACAATGCTTGGCACGTAGTAGATGATCAACATATGgaagttgaatgaataaatacctAGTTCTAGTTCCCCTACAACTTTGCAACAATCAAGGCATggtttaatataaaaatgttatggCCTTTTGATGGGAAACCAAGCAGGGATAGAAATCCCTTCATGCACTTAGCCTTTGGGATTCAAGAGCTTTTTCACATATTATGAGACGAAATAGCAGATTGTCTTGTGCTATACACAGGTGTGAGTGTGTCTCTGACAGCTTTTCCCATCTCACCTCTCCACAAATAACTGGAATACTATCAAGGCCTGTATCTTGTACTGAGATCTGCTCTTAGTGCTTAGTGGGAGCTACACATCAGTTCTATGAATTATGAGAAATTTTAGTTCCTGAGTTCTTGAATACTAGTAACAAGAAATATGCCAGCATTCTTCCTCTGTCAAAATCCAGTTTCTCCAGAGCTCCCGAAAGACTTTGTGTAAGGGATGTCCATATACCCAAGCTTACCCTACTGATATTTTTAGGCAATGAGAAATGGGGAGACAAGATCATCTGCCTAATGGTTAAGAACACAGATTTAAGGAGTCCAAGAGATCTGGTTCGAGTTCCAGCTCCGTACTTCCCTACTCGAGTGACCCTAAACAAATGTCTTAACCTCCCTAAGTCTTGGTTTTCTGATCTATAAAGTAGATCAGAGATAAAAACAGCCatgttaggattaaatgagaatgtTTGTAATGCGATAGTATAAATAAGTAAAGGAGTAATTAGCTTACTATAGTGATTGGCATATGATAAAGGTTCAGttaatagtttttattattataaagtaCACTCAAGAGACCAGATAGAAAGGCTCACTTCATTCTGAACCTCCTTTGGTAGTACACTTTTCATGTCAGACCCTGAGAGGTTGCTTTGCTGGCTTTCCAGTTGACCCATACTGGCTTTCCACTTCCCTCACAAAGTCCCACTAATTTAAATGTTTGCCAAAATGCCTCTCTACAGACATTCAACACGGAAGAATTCAGTGATGAAGAAAAAGTACTgcaaataaagaacaaaacagacTTACAGGATGGAAAGGCAAGTGGACAGCATAGTACTTAGAATTTCAGAGTTGTTGATGCTACACAGAGGGAAACAGCCTGTTGACAATCCAGGCTAATTTGGGTAGATAGACAGGTAGGAGCTGGGCCTTAAGGGTATATTGGATTTACTGTTGGCTGAGacattatatttttttcctgggaCCTCCTAGTCCTTTAgctctcttttttcctcccagGCTCCCAAAACCCCCTCATCGTCTAGGAAGACCAAGAATGAACTGGAGACATTGTGtgcagagaaagggaaggaaataagGAAGGTAGTATGATCTTTCTGGAAGTAGTGACTTTTAGAGCTG contains:
- the CCDC196 gene encoding putative coiled-coil domain-containing protein 196, yielding MTSASNSPESYLSSKTRSSKLDDNYLKELNEDLKLRKQELLEILKPLEDKNNLLFQKLMSNLEEKQRSLQIMRQIMAGKGNDDSSVIELIKEAEEMKQNLERKNKMLRKEMEMLWNKTFNTEEFSDEEKVLQIKNKTDLQDGKAPKTPSSSRKTKNELETLCAEKGKEIRKEKKQRKMEWVRYQEQANIIQNDFNGKVIELRIETLKNYQKANDLKLSLYIQQNFEPKQEFLNLPRSQGTLDTTTMSRATTCKNESNERILGSKTSTEQQRAKGSQFDDARGRLFFLRSRPDEVLKD